One Niallia circulans DNA segment encodes these proteins:
- a CDS encoding MerR family transcriptional regulator: MDNRMRIGELARRAGVTQRTIRHYESKGILPPGEREGSGQHYYTEESLERLRKIDQLKKLGLSLDEMREVVQLYFIDPSGVQSKRKAHSILQQHLAETDQKIGELTQFRGEIKSLMNHFERWFELKEGE; the protein is encoded by the coding sequence ATGGATAATCGCATGCGTATCGGAGAGCTTGCCAGACGGGCTGGAGTCACACAGCGTACTATTCGCCATTATGAGAGCAAAGGGATTTTGCCTCCAGGTGAGCGTGAAGGCAGCGGCCAGCACTATTATACAGAGGAATCGCTTGAGCGTCTTCGAAAGATTGACCAATTGAAGAAGCTTGGTTTAAGTTTGGATGAAATGCGTGAAGTTGTTCAGTTATATTTTATTGATCCTAGCGGAGTTCAATCTAAAAGGAAAGCTCATTCTATTCTTCAGCAGCATCTTGCGGAAACGGATCAGAAAATCGGAGAATTGACGCAATTCCGAGGGGAAATTAAGTCTCTCATGAATCATTTTGAACGCTGGTTTGAACTAAAAGAGGGTGAATAA
- a CDS encoding maltose/glucose-specific PTS transporter subunit IIC, translating into MKKAFEKAQQFGKSFMLPIAVLPAAGLLLGIGGALSNPNTVSAYPFLDISWLQAIFTIMSAAGSIVFGNLPIIFAVGVAIGLARSDKATAGLAAMIGYFVMNSTINALLFLTGDIVQENLTAAGQGMSVGIQTLETGVFGGIIVGIVAAALHNKYNKIQLPQVLGFFGGSRFIPIVVSFASIFVGAILFLIWPYFQAFINQLGSLVTSTGEIGTLFYGFLLRMLGPLGLHHIFYLPFWQTALGGTLEIGGKMVSGTQNIFFAQLGDPSTEQYYEGVSRFMSGRFITMMFGLPGAALAIYHCSKKKNRKVVAGILLSAALTSFLTGITEPLEFSFLFVAPLLYLVHAIFDGFAFMMADIFNITVGQTFSGGFIDFILFGVLQGVDKTNWPYVLLVGVPWFFLYYFTFKFLIRKRNFKVLGREDEEQATKQVAATERAKTIVEGLGGEQNIDVVDCCATRLRITIKDESLVNDDIIKQTGSKAIVKKGTGVQIIYGPQVTIVKNEVEEYLGQ; encoded by the coding sequence ATGAAAAAAGCTTTTGAAAAAGCTCAGCAATTTGGTAAATCGTTTATGCTGCCGATTGCTGTTTTACCAGCAGCAGGTTTGTTATTAGGTATAGGTGGTGCGCTGTCAAATCCAAATACTGTTTCAGCTTATCCATTTTTAGATATTAGTTGGTTACAAGCTATTTTTACAATTATGAGTGCTGCAGGTTCCATTGTCTTTGGTAACTTGCCTATTATATTCGCAGTAGGTGTGGCGATTGGTTTAGCTCGTTCTGATAAAGCAACAGCCGGTTTAGCCGCAATGATTGGTTATTTTGTCATGAACAGTACCATTAATGCCTTACTTTTTTTAACTGGTGACATAGTACAAGAAAATTTGACTGCAGCTGGGCAAGGAATGTCGGTTGGGATTCAAACGTTAGAAACTGGGGTATTCGGAGGAATTATTGTTGGTATTGTGGCAGCTGCTTTGCACAATAAATACAATAAAATTCAACTACCTCAAGTGTTGGGATTCTTTGGGGGGTCTCGTTTTATTCCTATCGTTGTTTCGTTTGCTTCCATTTTTGTAGGAGCCATTCTTTTTCTAATTTGGCCTTATTTCCAAGCGTTTATTAACCAACTCGGATCGCTTGTAACAAGTACCGGAGAAATTGGAACCCTTTTCTATGGATTTCTTTTACGGATGCTTGGCCCTCTTGGATTGCACCATATTTTCTATCTTCCTTTCTGGCAAACTGCCCTTGGCGGAACACTAGAGATTGGCGGGAAAATGGTAAGTGGTACTCAAAATATCTTCTTTGCCCAATTAGGTGACCCTTCGACTGAACAATATTATGAAGGGGTATCAAGATTTATGTCAGGCCGTTTTATTACGATGATGTTTGGTTTACCAGGAGCAGCATTAGCAATCTATCATTGCTCTAAAAAGAAAAATAGAAAGGTAGTAGCGGGAATACTACTATCAGCCGCATTAACTTCATTCTTAACAGGAATCACAGAACCGTTAGAATTTAGCTTTTTATTTGTGGCGCCGCTTCTGTATTTAGTCCATGCAATTTTTGATGGTTTTGCTTTTATGATGGCAGATATTTTCAATATTACTGTCGGTCAAACCTTCTCAGGCGGATTCATTGATTTTATTTTATTTGGAGTATTGCAAGGTGTGGATAAAACAAATTGGCCATATGTGTTATTGGTAGGTGTTCCATGGTTCTTCTTATATTACTTTACATTCAAGTTTTTGATAAGAAAAAGGAATTTTAAAGTCCTTGGACGCGAAGACGAGGAGCAGGCTACTAAGCAAGTTGCAGCTACAGAGCGTGCTAAAACAATTGTTGAAGGATTAGGCGGAGAACAAAATATTGATGTTGTTGATTGCTGTGCGACTCGTTTACGCATAACCATTAAGGACGAATCCTTGGTGAATGATGATATCATTAAACAGACTGGTTCAAAAGCAATTGTGAAAAAGGGAACAGGTGTGCAAATCATTTATGGACCGCAAGTTACTATTGTCAAAAACGAAGTAGAGGAGTATTTAGGTCAGTAA
- a CDS encoding ROK family protein produces the protein MLKKFTEVSSPKARNLKLLYSLVRKLGPVKINRLTELTGFKHVTCARLLEELVDEGLIYDSGEGKSSGGRKPLMYVIRPDAYYLIGIEITSFYTTVLLLDIKLNIVSVEKLKMTAECTGEFTLNYITACVDQLLIKNNIPKDKLLGIGVGVLDRFDAAKGMITSTHSFPAGGWDINLVDCLKQTNNVPVFLDNGTDLAALAEYRLNYWQDTENLVFVSSDIGIRCGTISQGRLVTNKFEMEDAFGHIIIDIHGRRCSCGAYGCLQAYSSLPAIRDEVLRLLKRGKASLLQEKLSNLEDINFHHILNALEQNDPLCLEVVEEAAYYFGVGLSNLIFLLRPEVVIFGGTLVPKPLFFEAAAKAASNRLTHYANANITMVKSADAYNIVAQGAGCMVLDYYTEELPL, from the coding sequence ATGCTAAAAAAATTTACCGAAGTTTCATCGCCAAAAGCAAGAAACCTTAAGCTTTTATATAGCTTGGTTCGTAAATTGGGACCAGTTAAAATAAATAGATTAACGGAGCTCACAGGCTTTAAGCATGTCACTTGTGCTCGTTTACTGGAGGAGCTTGTGGATGAAGGGCTTATCTATGATAGTGGCGAAGGGAAATCAAGTGGCGGTCGGAAACCGTTAATGTACGTAATCAGGCCAGATGCTTATTACTTAATTGGTATCGAAATCACCAGTTTTTACACAACAGTACTACTACTTGATATAAAACTGAATATTGTAAGTGTTGAAAAGCTAAAAATGACTGCTGAATGTACGGGGGAATTTACATTAAACTATATAACAGCCTGCGTTGATCAATTGCTGATAAAAAATAACATTCCAAAGGATAAATTATTAGGAATAGGCGTTGGGGTGCTTGACCGTTTTGATGCAGCAAAAGGAATGATTACCTCTACCCATTCCTTCCCTGCAGGTGGATGGGATATAAATTTAGTAGACTGTTTAAAACAAACGAATAATGTCCCTGTTTTCCTCGATAATGGAACAGATTTAGCAGCACTAGCGGAATATAGGTTGAATTACTGGCAGGATACCGAAAATCTAGTTTTTGTATCAAGTGATATCGGCATTCGTTGTGGAACTATTTCTCAAGGCAGATTGGTTACGAACAAGTTTGAAATGGAGGACGCTTTTGGGCATATCATCATTGATATTCATGGGCGCCGTTGCTCATGTGGAGCATATGGATGTCTGCAAGCTTATAGTAGTTTGCCAGCCATCCGTGATGAAGTATTACGTCTCTTAAAACGTGGGAAAGCTTCTCTTCTGCAAGAAAAGCTAAGTAACCTGGAGGATATTAACTTCCACCATATTTTAAACGCGCTAGAACAAAACGATCCACTTTGTTTAGAAGTTGTGGAAGAAGCTGCTTATTATTTTGGCGTCGGCTTAAGTAATCTCATTTTCCTGTTACGTCCCGAAGTTGTTATCTTCGGGGGAACTTTAGTCCCGAAACCGCTTTTCTTTGAAGCAGCTGCTAAAGCAGCAAGCAACCGACTGACACACTATGCAAATGCCAATATTACAATGGTAAAATCAGCTGATGCATACAATATTGTCGCACAAGGCGCAGGCTGTATGGTATTAGACTATTATACAGAGGAACTGCCTTTATAA
- a CDS encoding DUF2316 family protein produces MSLNSAQRQQTSMELKANFDISGLTCKEVQTDLGFSGELLEETLNVGSGTHGEAVWRLRDYLEEKIQEQGKEPHPYSILKTNIWYKYK; encoded by the coding sequence ATGAGTTTAAATTCGGCACAACGACAACAAACTAGTATGGAATTAAAAGCAAATTTTGATATATCAGGTTTAACTTGTAAAGAAGTTCAAACAGATTTAGGTTTTTCAGGCGAACTATTAGAGGAAACATTAAATGTAGGATCAGGTACACATGGTGAAGCAGTTTGGAGACTGCGTGATTACTTAGAGGAAAAGATACAAGAACAAGGAAAAGAGCCACATCCTTATTCCATTTTAAAAACAAATATATGGTATAAATACAAATAA
- a CDS encoding MurR/RpiR family transcriptional regulator, which yields MEYLGENLLNGIASTMEKFTSSEADLATYIIENPDEISQLTISQIAKKIHISPATITRFCQKISFSGFNEFKHELKRYIDLRNKPTRNTDIKEIDYFSNLYQNHLEIIETTFRKMNVLDIQEAVSLINNANKVHVYGIGNSGIAAQEFKWKFFRIGIHVESITDPHQAVMDAALCTNKSLVIGISVSGKTREVTDAINIAKKQGASILAITSDKKSQLSQLADLTLLVTNKSNMHMGQNISPTLPLFLLFDLIYTELVAKDYMNRIQFRNKTLSALQDI from the coding sequence ATGGAATATCTCGGTGAGAACCTTCTTAATGGTATAGCCTCTACCATGGAGAAATTTACAAGCTCTGAGGCCGATTTGGCAACTTACATTATTGAAAATCCTGATGAAATCAGTCAATTAACAATCAGTCAAATTGCAAAAAAAATCCACATATCTCCTGCTACTATTACTCGTTTTTGTCAAAAAATATCTTTTTCTGGATTTAATGAATTTAAACATGAGCTAAAACGATATATTGACTTAAGAAACAAACCTACAAGGAATACTGATATTAAAGAGATTGATTACTTTTCTAATCTCTATCAAAACCATTTAGAGATTATTGAAACAACCTTCCGTAAAATGAATGTTTTGGATATTCAAGAAGCAGTATCACTTATAAATAATGCAAATAAGGTTCATGTTTACGGTATAGGAAATTCAGGGATTGCTGCTCAAGAGTTTAAATGGAAATTTTTTCGAATCGGAATACATGTTGAATCGATTACAGATCCACATCAAGCTGTAATGGATGCTGCATTATGCACAAACAAAAGTCTCGTCATTGGCATTTCTGTTTCTGGAAAAACGAGAGAAGTTACCGATGCTATTAATATTGCTAAGAAGCAGGGTGCGTCTATTCTTGCTATAACAAGTGATAAAAAATCCCAACTGTCTCAGTTAGCAGATTTAACACTATTAGTCACAAATAAAAGTAATATGCATATGGGTCAAAATATTTCTCCAACCTTACCTTTATTTTTACTTTTTGATTTAATATACACAGAACTAGTGGCAAAAGACTATATGAACCGTATTCAGTTTCGCAATAAGACATTGAGTGCTTTACAAGATATTTGA
- a CDS encoding aldo/keto reductase, protein MENQQYLRFGLGCSRMSNVSSDRKESISTIHAALESGITHINTADFYSSGHNEMLIGDALKGYKREKVFLSLKFGALVAPNGAMYGLDVRPQHIKNYLTYSLKRLGVDYIDLYQPARIDMAIPVEETIGAISDMVKAGYVRQIGMTQVDAETLRKASSTHPISLVEYQYSLFNRSIEKEILPAARELGIDVVAFGTLSHGLLSGSFSKEKADHSNAHIPLFAKENIDKNLSLIEALRVIADEKQVTVAQLAVAWILAKGKEILPLIGARKVSQLKESIRSFDLQLTEADVKRIEEAVPVQEIAGGSFPQMKFKNGVVVRP, encoded by the coding sequence GTGGAAAACCAACAATATTTAAGATTTGGTTTAGGCTGCAGCAGAATGTCTAATGTTTCATCAGACAGAAAGGAAAGTATTTCCACAATCCATGCTGCCCTTGAAAGTGGAATTACACATATTAATACGGCAGATTTTTATTCAAGCGGTCATAATGAAATGCTGATTGGTGATGCACTTAAAGGCTATAAAAGAGAAAAGGTCTTTTTATCTCTTAAGTTTGGGGCATTAGTCGCTCCTAATGGTGCCATGTACGGTTTGGATGTGAGACCACAGCATATTAAAAACTATTTAACCTATTCATTGAAGCGTTTAGGTGTCGACTATATTGATTTGTATCAACCAGCAAGAATAGACATGGCAATTCCTGTTGAGGAAACGATTGGCGCTATTTCCGATATGGTTAAGGCTGGATATGTCAGACAAATTGGAATGACACAAGTTGATGCTGAGACTTTAAGAAAAGCGAGTTCAACCCATCCGATTAGTTTAGTTGAATACCAGTATTCTTTATTTAACCGCAGTATTGAAAAGGAGATTTTGCCTGCAGCAAGAGAATTAGGCATTGATGTAGTAGCATTTGGGACATTATCACATGGCTTGCTTAGCGGCTCTTTTTCCAAAGAAAAAGCAGATCACAGTAATGCACATATTCCGTTATTTGCTAAAGAAAACATCGACAAAAATCTTTCACTAATTGAAGCATTACGCGTCATTGCTGATGAAAAACAAGTGACTGTCGCACAGTTAGCTGTTGCCTGGATTTTAGCAAAAGGGAAAGAGATTTTGCCGTTAATTGGTGCAAGAAAAGTATCGCAGCTTAAAGAATCAATTAGGTCCTTTGATCTTCAGCTAACAGAAGCTGATGTTAAAAGAATAGAAGAGGCTGTACCGGTCCAAGAAATTGCCGGAGGAAGCTTTCCACAAATGAAATTTAAAAATGGTGTAGTAGTTCGTCCATAA
- a CDS encoding nucleoside deaminase, whose amino-acid sequence MTNKDELFMRKAIDIAKQARTEGNEPFGAILVKADKIVMVGENKINTFCDPTHHAEIGLIRRFCSENNIFDLNEYTLYTSCEPCVMCSGSMVWANLGRLVFSVSHDQLAEIAGSNIMISCSEVFEKSPNKPIVVEEILNEEGLNVFEEYTF is encoded by the coding sequence ATGACAAATAAAGATGAATTGTTTATGAGAAAGGCAATTGACATTGCTAAACAAGCTCGAACGGAAGGTAATGAACCTTTTGGAGCTATTTTAGTCAAAGCCGACAAAATTGTAATGGTCGGTGAAAACAAAATAAATACTTTCTGTGACCCAACACATCATGCCGAAATTGGGCTAATCAGAAGGTTTTGCTCTGAGAACAATATCTTTGATTTAAACGAATACACCCTATACACAAGCTGTGAGCCCTGTGTAATGTGTTCTGGCTCAATGGTTTGGGCGAATTTAGGTAGATTAGTATTCAGTGTCTCACACGATCAATTAGCAGAGATAGCTGGCAGTAATATTATGATTTCCTGCAGCGAAGTGTTCGAAAAAAGCCCGAATAAACCAATTGTAGTAGAAGAAATCCTTAATGAAGAGGGTTTGAATGTTTTTGAAGAATATACATTTTAA
- a CDS encoding VOC family protein — translation MIKGFGGIFWRTNNIDVVKKWYNEALKLDIGDWNGTMIKPQSGNETIFSLFAEGDQYFPTEQQVMLNFQVFNLDETIKHLEEVGVPLEKDKETSEFGEFIWIKDPEGRLIELWEKSEL, via the coding sequence ATGATAAAAGGGTTTGGCGGGATATTTTGGAGGACCAATAATATAGATGTCGTGAAAAAATGGTACAACGAAGCGTTAAAATTGGATATAGGAGATTGGAATGGGACGATGATAAAACCGCAATCAGGAAATGAAACGATTTTTTCATTGTTTGCTGAAGGTGACCAATATTTTCCAACAGAACAGCAAGTAATGTTAAATTTTCAAGTATTTAACCTAGACGAGACGATTAAGCATCTTGAGGAAGTTGGTGTTCCTCTTGAAAAGGATAAAGAGACTAGTGAATTTGGTGAGTTTATCTGGATTAAAGATCCTGAAGGTAGGCTTATTGAGCTATGGGAGAAAAGTGAGTTGTAA
- a CDS encoding purine-nucleoside phosphorylase, giving the protein MHKTTEIFEARDFIMTKTAYRPTIGLILGSGLGDLADEIENPLIIPYSEIPHFAKSAAVGHANELVIGNLNGKTVLAMKGRFHYYEGFTLDEVTFPVRVMKALGVEELIITNACGAINTSFNPGDLMLITDHLNLVGTNPLIGPNNAELGTRFPDVSEVYNRNLRAIATEVAKEQNTTLQNGVYAWWSGPAYETPAEIRMIRTLGADAVGMSTVPEAIVAVHGQMKVLGISCLTNMACGILDQPLSHDEVIETAAMVREKFIQLVKGIIEKM; this is encoded by the coding sequence ATGCACAAAACAACCGAAATTTTCGAGGCAAGAGATTTTATCATGACTAAGACAGCGTATCGCCCGACGATTGGTTTAATTCTCGGGTCTGGCTTAGGGGATCTGGCAGACGAAATAGAAAACCCTCTTATCATTCCGTATAGTGAAATTCCTCACTTTGCAAAATCTGCGGCAGTAGGGCATGCAAATGAATTGGTTATTGGAAACTTAAATGGGAAAACAGTTCTGGCGATGAAGGGACGTTTTCATTATTATGAAGGATTCACCTTGGATGAGGTAACATTTCCTGTACGTGTTATGAAGGCTCTTGGTGTAGAAGAATTAATCATCACAAATGCTTGCGGTGCAATAAACACAAGCTTTAATCCAGGCGATTTAATGCTAATTACAGACCACCTTAATCTGGTAGGTACAAATCCATTAATCGGGCCAAATAATGCTGAGTTAGGCACTCGTTTTCCAGACGTTTCGGAAGTATATAATCGCAATTTGCGAGCTATTGCTACTGAGGTTGCTAAAGAACAAAATACGACTTTGCAAAATGGAGTTTATGCATGGTGGAGCGGGCCTGCTTATGAAACACCAGCAGAAATCCGCATGATTCGAACATTAGGAGCAGATGCAGTTGGAATGTCAACCGTTCCAGAAGCGATAGTAGCTGTTCATGGACAAATGAAGGTACTTGGTATTTCCTGCTTAACAAATATGGCATGTGGAATTCTCGATCAACCGCTAAGCCATGACGAGGTAATTGAAACAGCAGCGATGGTGAGGGAGAAGTTTATTCAATTAGTTAAAGGAATCATCGAGAAAATGTAA
- a CDS encoding MBL fold metallo-hydrolase, whose amino-acid sequence MKQKQRYANLDNIDTKKTFNDFRRWQKERRSNKKDLTLKIEQATHKEVEKLHNNETNASITWIGHSTFLIQMNGLNMITDPVWANRMGFQKRLTVPGIPLTELPAIDVVFISHGHYDHLDYATLKKLKGNPTYYVPIGLGKALKKRGLTKVIESSWYDSFQQHDLTFSFVPAQHWTKRTLTDTNTSHWGGWIIEGMEHSVYFVGDTGYFRGFQEVAAKFNIQTVLMPIGAYEPEWFMKVSHINPEDAVRAFLELKGRTFIPMHYGTYHLADDTGPEALARLDAEWQRLNLDDSQLKKLLIGETYWP is encoded by the coding sequence ATGAAACAAAAACAACGTTATGCAAATTTAGATAATATAGATACGAAAAAAACATTTAATGATTTCCGACGCTGGCAAAAGGAACGCAGAAGTAATAAAAAGGATTTGACGCTTAAAATTGAACAGGCAACACATAAGGAAGTAGAAAAATTACATAATAATGAAACGAATGCTTCGATAACATGGATTGGACATTCTACCTTTTTGATTCAAATGAATGGTCTGAATATGATTACAGATCCTGTCTGGGCTAATCGAATGGGGTTTCAAAAAAGACTAACTGTGCCGGGAATTCCCCTAACTGAATTACCTGCAATTGATGTTGTATTTATCTCCCATGGACACTATGATCATCTTGATTATGCAACATTAAAAAAGCTGAAGGGCAATCCTACTTATTATGTTCCCATCGGTTTAGGCAAAGCTTTAAAAAAACGTGGTTTAACTAAAGTCATTGAGAGCAGTTGGTATGATTCGTTCCAGCAGCATGATCTGACCTTCTCCTTTGTTCCGGCACAGCATTGGACAAAAAGAACCCTAACTGACACAAATACATCTCATTGGGGCGGCTGGATTATTGAAGGTATGGAGCATTCCGTTTACTTTGTCGGTGACACAGGGTATTTTAGAGGATTTCAAGAAGTAGCTGCGAAATTTAACATTCAAACAGTCTTAATGCCTATTGGTGCATATGAACCAGAGTGGTTTATGAAAGTAAGTCACATAAACCCGGAGGATGCAGTTCGAGCCTTTTTAGAGTTGAAGGGAAGAACGTTTATCCCGATGCACTATGGAACCTATCATTTAGCAGATGATACCGGTCCAGAGGCTTTAGCAAGATTAGATGCAGAATGGCAAAGACTAAATTTAGATGACTCGCAATTAAAAAAACTTCTTATTGGGGAAACATATTGGCCATGA
- a CDS encoding N-acetylmannosamine-6-phosphate 2-epimerase, translating to MYQVLEQINKGLVVSCQALEGEPLHSSFIMGRMAIAAKEGGAVGIRANSVSDIIEIKKQVSLPVIGIIKKVYGDHPVFITPTMQEIAALAKTGAEIIATDATNRIRPDGSDLQSFYQEVRRAYPHILLMADVSTVKEAIFADELGFDIVAPTLYGYTEETKGLKIDDYDYAVIKQIIKEVKNAKVIAEGNVLTPEIACSLLEMNVDAVVVGGAITRPQIITKRFVDAMQKKLN from the coding sequence ATGTATCAGGTACTCGAACAAATTAATAAAGGATTAGTCGTTTCTTGTCAAGCTTTAGAAGGAGAACCGTTGCATAGTTCGTTTATTATGGGGCGTATGGCAATAGCCGCAAAGGAAGGCGGTGCAGTTGGTATTCGGGCAAACTCTGTCTCTGACATTATAGAGATAAAAAAACAAGTATCTCTTCCTGTTATTGGAATTATCAAAAAAGTATATGGAGACCATCCTGTCTTTATCACTCCAACCATGCAAGAGATCGCTGCATTAGCAAAGACAGGAGCCGAAATTATTGCGACTGATGCAACGAATCGAATCCGCCCCGATGGTAGTGATTTACAATCATTTTATCAAGAAGTTAGAAGGGCATATCCTCATATTCTGCTGATGGCTGATGTTTCAACAGTTAAAGAAGCGATTTTCGCTGATGAGTTAGGGTTTGATATTGTGGCACCAACATTATATGGATATACGGAAGAGACCAAGGGTTTAAAAATTGATGATTATGATTATGCTGTTATTAAACAAATTATCAAAGAAGTAAAGAATGCAAAAGTTATCGCAGAAGGTAATGTATTAACCCCGGAAATTGCCTGCTCCTTGTTAGAAATGAATGTGGATGCAGTAGTTGTGGGTGGTGCAATTACAAGACCACAGATTATTACGAAAAGATTTGTGGATGCTATGCAAAAAAAATTAAACTAA